The Lutibacter profundi genome includes a region encoding these proteins:
- the ftsA gene encoding cell division protein FtsA, producing the protein MEHDDISVGLDIGTTKIVAMIGRRNEYGKIELLGTGKAKSLGVHRGVVNNITQTIQSIQMAVDEAIAVSGIKITEAVVGIAGQHIRSLQHSDYITRPNAEEVINEEDLEKLEKQVYKLVMLPGEEIIHVLPQEFKVDGQAEITEPVGMYGGRLEANFHVVVGQVSSIRNIGRCIKSAGLNLAGITLEPLASAEAVLSTEEKEAGVALIDIGGGTTDLAIFKNGIIRHTAVVPFGGNVITEDIKEGCSIIEKQAELLKTKFGSAWPGENKENEIVSIPGLRGRDPKEITLKNLSKIINARVIEIIEQVFLEIKNYGYEESKKKLIAGIVLTGGGAQLKHIKQLVEYITGMDTRIGYPNENLAGDSDESLSSPQYATAVGLLMNGLNKIEKTKLQEQQIESESLQEEKDTVKEEIKEVPKKSIFEKWGDKFRDFLDNAE; encoded by the coding sequence ATGGAACACGATGATATTTCAGTAGGACTTGATATAGGAACAACTAAAATTGTTGCTATGATTGGACGTAGAAATGAATATGGGAAAATTGAGTTACTTGGAACAGGAAAAGCCAAAAGTTTAGGAGTGCATAGAGGTGTTGTTAATAATATAACTCAAACTATTCAATCGATACAAATGGCTGTTGATGAAGCTATTGCTGTTTCTGGAATTAAAATTACTGAAGCAGTAGTAGGTATTGCAGGCCAACATATTAGAAGCTTACAACACAGTGATTACATTACACGTCCAAACGCTGAAGAAGTTATAAATGAAGAAGATTTAGAAAAACTCGAAAAACAAGTTTACAAATTGGTAATGCTTCCTGGAGAAGAAATTATTCATGTGCTTCCACAAGAATTTAAAGTTGATGGGCAGGCTGAAATTACTGAACCTGTTGGAATGTATGGAGGAAGGTTGGAAGCTAACTTTCATGTAGTAGTTGGGCAAGTATCATCTATACGAAATATAGGACGTTGTATTAAAAGTGCAGGCTTAAATTTAGCAGGGATTACTTTAGAACCATTGGCATCTGCAGAAGCAGTTTTAAGTACTGAAGAAAAAGAAGCAGGTGTAGCATTAATTGATATAGGTGGAGGCACTACTGATTTAGCCATTTTTAAAAATGGAATTATACGCCATACTGCTGTAGTTCCTTTTGGAGGAAACGTAATTACTGAAGACATAAAAGAAGGTTGTTCCATTATTGAAAAACAGGCAGAATTATTAAAAACCAAATTTGGTTCAGCTTGGCCAGGGGAAAATAAAGAAAATGAAATAGTTTCAATTCCGGGTTTAAGAGGAAGAGACCCTAAAGAAATTACACTTAAAAACTTGTCAAAAATAATTAATGCAAGAGTTATTGAGATTATTGAACAAGTGTTTTTAGAAATTAAAAATTACGGATACGAAGAATCTAAGAAAAAATTAATTGCGGGTATTGTTTTAACAGGTGGTGGAGCTCAATTAAAACACATTAAACAATTGGTTGAATATATAACAGGAATGGATACTAGAATTGGGTATCCTAATGAAAATTTGGCAGGCGATTCAGATGAGAGTTTATCAAGCCCACAGTATGCAACAGCGGTTGGACTTTTAATGAATGGCTTAAATAAAATAGAGAAAACCAAATTGCAAGAACAACAAATTGAAAGTGAATCTCTTCAAGAAGAAAAAGATACCGTAAAAGAAGAAATAAAAGAAGTACCTAAAAAGTCAATTTTTGAAAAATGGGGAGATAAATTCAGAGATTTTTTAGATAATGCTGAGTAA
- a CDS encoding UDP-N-acetylmuramoyl-L-alanyl-D-glutamate--2,6-diaminopimelate ligase, with protein MKLLNDILDKVNIITMYGSVQKMVNTIVFDSREVEPGSLFVAQKGLIFNGHQFISKAVELGATVVVCEEFPEKILQDITYIRVENSNSALAIIASNFYDNPSRKLKLIGITGTNGKTTIATLLYNLFQKLGYKSGLLSTVKIMVDTVQYEATHTTPNSILINKYLNEMVNKGVDYCFMEVSSHGIHQKRTEGLQFAGGVFTNLTHDHLDYHKTFLAYRDVKKIFFDSLPESAFALVNIDDKNGAIMLQNTKAKKYSYALKTMGDFKAKILENGFSGLLLNIDGNEVWTKLTGSFNAYNIVAIYGVANLLGIDSVRTLTSISELESVSGRFQHFISNEGITAVIDYAHTPDALKNVLETINNIKIGNEQVITVVGCGGDRDKAKRPVMGRIASQLSSQVIFTSDNPRNENPQTILAEIESGVETQNIKKTISIVDREQAIKTAIKLANKGDIILIAGKGHETYQEVNGKRSHFDDFEKVTYLLEVIEK; from the coding sequence TTGAAGTTATTAAATGACATATTAGATAAAGTAAATATAATTACCATGTATGGAAGTGTCCAAAAAATGGTAAATACTATTGTGTTTGATTCAAGAGAAGTAGAGCCAGGCAGCTTGTTTGTAGCACAAAAAGGATTGATTTTTAATGGACATCAATTTATTAGCAAGGCAGTTGAATTAGGAGCAACAGTTGTTGTTTGTGAAGAATTTCCAGAAAAAATACTTCAAGATATTACTTATATAAGAGTTGAAAATTCAAATAGCGCTTTGGCAATTATTGCTTCAAATTTCTATGACAACCCTTCTAGAAAATTAAAATTAATAGGAATTACAGGAACAAATGGAAAAACAACTATTGCAACATTACTATACAATTTATTTCAAAAACTTGGCTATAAATCGGGATTGCTATCTACGGTAAAAATTATGGTAGATACAGTTCAATATGAGGCAACACATACCACACCAAATTCTATTTTAATAAATAAATATTTAAATGAAATGGTGAATAAAGGTGTTGATTATTGTTTTATGGAAGTGAGTTCTCATGGAATTCATCAGAAAAGAACTGAAGGGTTGCAATTTGCAGGTGGAGTATTTACCAATTTAACTCACGACCATTTAGATTATCATAAAACTTTTTTGGCATATAGAGATGTAAAAAAAATATTTTTTGATTCATTACCTGAATCAGCTTTTGCTTTGGTAAATATTGATGACAAAAATGGGGCTATAATGCTTCAAAATACAAAAGCAAAAAAATATTCATATGCATTAAAAACAATGGGCGATTTTAAAGCTAAAATTTTAGAAAATGGATTTTCGGGATTGTTATTAAATATTGATGGAAATGAGGTTTGGACAAAATTAACGGGAAGTTTCAATGCGTATAATATAGTAGCAATTTATGGTGTTGCAAATTTATTGGGTATAGACTCTGTTCGAACTCTTACAAGCATAAGTGAACTAGAGAGTGTAAGTGGAAGATTTCAGCATTTTATTTCAAATGAAGGAATAACAGCTGTAATTGATTATGCACATACGCCAGATGCATTAAAAAATGTATTGGAAACTATTAATAATATTAAGATAGGAAATGAACAAGTAATTACCGTTGTGGGATGCGGTGGCGATAGAGATAAAGCTAAACGCCCTGTTATGGGGCGTATAGCATCTCAATTAAGCTCGCAAGTTATTTTCACTTCAGACAATCCAAGAAATGAAAATCCCCAAACCATTTTAGCAGAAATAGAAAGCGGTGTTGAAACTCAAAATATTAAAAAAACAATATCAATTGTAGATAGAGAGCAAGCAATTAAAACGGCCATAAAATTGGCTAATAAAGGTGATATTATTTTAATTGCTGGAAAAGGTCATGAAACGTATCAAGAAGTTAATGGAAAACGTTCGCATTTCGATGATTTTGAGAAAGTTACATATTTGTTAGAAGTTATAGAAAAGTAA
- the murG gene encoding undecaprenyldiphospho-muramoylpentapeptide beta-N-acetylglucosaminyltransferase encodes MKQLVNIILSGGGTGGHIYPAVSIANELKEKYPNANFLFVGAKNKMEMEKIPQFGYDIKGLWISGIQRKLTIKNLLFPFKLINSLWNAYKIIKNFKPSIVIGTGGFASGPTLYVASIKGIKTIIQEQNSYPGITNKLLSKKANKICVAYDGLDRFFPSKKIIKTGNPVRQDLINVTGKRKEAQRYFNLKADKITLVVIGGSLGARAVNNLIEKHIHWIVSNNVQVIWQTGKLYYDEFKKYDELENVQTHAFLNSMDLTYASADILISRAGASSISELCIVGKPVIFIPSPNVAEDHQTKNALAVVNKKAALLLKESELETFQMLFEGLLNDEKLQQNLSENIKKLALPNATKDIVQEIEKLLIN; translated from the coding sequence ATGAAACAATTGGTTAATATTATATTAAGTGGTGGTGGAACAGGCGGACATATTTATCCTGCAGTTTCAATAGCAAATGAGCTGAAGGAAAAATATCCTAATGCAAACTTTTTGTTTGTGGGAGCAAAAAATAAAATGGAAATGGAAAAAATCCCTCAGTTTGGTTATGATATTAAGGGTTTGTGGATTTCTGGAATTCAAAGAAAGCTAACCATTAAAAACCTGTTATTTCCATTTAAATTAATAAACAGTTTGTGGAATGCTTATAAAATTATAAAAAATTTTAAACCTTCTATTGTTATCGGTACAGGCGGGTTTGCAAGTGGGCCAACGTTGTATGTAGCAAGTATTAAAGGAATAAAAACTATTATTCAAGAGCAAAATTCATATCCAGGAATTACCAATAAATTATTGTCGAAAAAAGCTAATAAAATATGTGTTGCTTATGATGGGTTAGATCGTTTTTTTCCTTCCAAAAAAATAATTAAAACAGGAAACCCTGTTCGTCAAGATTTAATTAATGTCACAGGAAAACGAAAAGAAGCTCAACGTTATTTTAATTTAAAAGCTGATAAAATAACATTGGTTGTTATTGGAGGTAGCTTGGGAGCAAGAGCTGTTAATAATTTAATTGAAAAACATATTCATTGGATTGTGTCAAATAATGTTCAGGTTATTTGGCAGACGGGGAAGTTGTATTACGATGAATTTAAAAAATATGATGAATTGGAAAATGTACAAACGCATGCTTTTTTAAACAGCATGGATTTAACGTATGCTTCAGCAGATATTTTAATAAGTAGAGCAGGAGCAAGTTCAATTTCAGAATTGTGTATTGTTGGAAAACCAGTAATATTTATACCCTCTCCAAATGTTGCTGAAGATCATCAAACCAAAAATGCATTGGCAGTTGTAAATAAAAAAGCAGCATTGCTGTTAAAAGAATCTGAGTTAGAAACATTTCAGATGCTATTTGAAGGATTGTTGAATGATGAAAAATTACAACAAAATTTAAGTGAAAATATAAAAAAATTGGCATTACCAAATGCTACAAAAGATATAGTTCAGGAAATAGAAAAATTACTAATTAATTAA
- a CDS encoding FtsW/RodA/SpoVE family cell cycle protein, whose translation MKNILRNIEGDRAIWAIVGILAILSFLPVYSASTNLVYVVNNGTPTFHLLKHAFLLACGFLIIYAVHKIPYRYFSGGSVIMIPLVIILLIYTLTQGTTIGGANASRWIRIPFIGVGFQTSTLAGLVLMIYVSRYLARNKDKKIMFRETILQLWLPVAIILALILPANFSTTAIVFFMILLLAFIGGYPLKYILSVVGTGGLILALFVLTAKAFPNAMPNRVDTWISRIENFTNKNAEEGYQVQKAKIAIASGGLKGRGPGKSIQKNFLPQSSSDFIFAIIVEEYGLLGALVIILLYFMLLFRIVMAAKKATSIFATLLIIGVGLPIIFQAIINMAVAINLFPVTGQTLPLISSGGTSIWMTCIAIGIILSVTANKEKEELTESEENPLAILHETIG comes from the coding sequence ATGAAAAATATTCTTAGAAATATTGAAGGAGATCGTGCAATATGGGCTATAGTTGGAATTTTAGCAATATTGTCGTTTTTACCTGTTTATAGTGCAAGTACTAATTTGGTATATGTGGTTAATAATGGGACTCCTACTTTTCATTTATTGAAGCATGCTTTCTTATTGGCTTGTGGATTTTTAATTATTTATGCCGTTCATAAAATTCCATATAGATATTTTAGTGGTGGTTCGGTTATCATGATTCCATTAGTAATAATATTGCTTATTTATACACTAACACAAGGAACTACAATTGGAGGAGCCAACGCTAGTCGTTGGATTCGAATTCCATTTATAGGTGTTGGTTTTCAAACATCAACGTTGGCAGGCTTGGTGTTAATGATTTATGTATCTCGTTACTTAGCACGTAACAAGGATAAAAAAATTATGTTTAGGGAAACTATTTTACAATTATGGTTGCCAGTTGCTATAATTTTAGCACTAATTTTACCAGCAAACTTTTCAACCACTGCCATTGTTTTTTTTATGATATTATTGTTAGCCTTTATAGGAGGCTATCCACTAAAATATATTTTATCTGTTGTGGGAACAGGTGGTCTAATATTAGCTCTATTTGTGCTTACCGCTAAAGCATTTCCTAATGCTATGCCAAATAGAGTTGATACTTGGATAAGTAGAATTGAAAATTTTACAAATAAAAATGCTGAGGAAGGCTATCAAGTTCAAAAAGCTAAAATTGCTATAGCAAGTGGAGGTTTAAAAGGTAGAGGCCCTGGTAAAAGTATTCAAAAAAACTTTTTACCACAATCATCATCCGATTTTATATTTGCAATTATTGTTGAAGAATATGGGCTGCTTGGAGCTTTAGTTATAATTCTTCTGTACTTTATGTTACTTTTTAGAATAGTTATGGCAGCTAAAAAAGCAACCAGTATTTTTGCAACGCTTCTTATAATAGGAGTTGGTTTACCAATAATTTTTCAAGCAATAATTAATATGGCAGTAGCCATTAATCTATTTCCTGTAACAGGACAAACATTGCCACTTATTAGTAGTGGAGGTACATCTATTTGGATGACTTGTATTGCAATAGGAATTATTTTAAGCGTTACTGCAAATAAAGAAAAAGAAGAATTAACAGAGAGTGAAGAAAACCCTTTAGCTATTTTACATGAAACAATTGGTTAA
- the murC gene encoding UDP-N-acetylmuramate--L-alanine ligase, producing MNLESIHSVYFIGIGGVGMSAVANYFKSNGKNVAGYDKVSTDITKSLQEIGVHLHFEDSIDLIPSEFKQKENMIVVYTPAIPKNNSELCYFLENDFNVLKRSEILGEITKNTICLAVAGTHGKTTTSTILGHILKEAGVNATSFLGGISENYNSNLILGGNEISVVEADEFDRSFLKLSPNIGCITSIDADHLDIYGNHFELEKSFKKFATKISDTIIVRNGLPINGLTYGINENSDFDAKNLKIIDGTYIFDIQTPTEYFKDIKINLPGKHNVLNTVAALAMANSFGVPLPVIAKALLTFRGIKRRFSYKIKTDNLVLIDDYAHHPTEINAVVDSVKEMYPSKKILGVFQPHLYSRTKDFITNFAVSLSQFDELILLDIYPARELPIEGVSSAWLLSKITIEKKQISSKKKLAENILQSKAKIIVMIGAGDIGELVDEIKNNLSVES from the coding sequence TTGAATTTAGAGAGTATACATAGTGTTTATTTCATAGGTATCGGAGGTGTCGGTATGAGTGCTGTTGCAAATTATTTTAAAAGCAATGGTAAAAATGTAGCGGGTTATGATAAAGTTTCTACGGATATAACAAAGTCTCTTCAAGAAATAGGAGTTCATCTTCATTTTGAAGATTCAATAGATTTAATTCCTTCTGAATTTAAACAAAAGGAAAATATGATTGTGGTTTATACGCCAGCTATTCCAAAAAATAATTCCGAATTATGTTACTTTTTAGAGAATGATTTTAACGTTTTAAAACGTTCTGAGATATTAGGAGAAATCACAAAAAACACCATTTGCTTAGCAGTTGCAGGAACACATGGAAAAACAACTACTTCAACAATATTAGGGCATATTTTAAAAGAAGCAGGCGTTAATGCAACATCATTTTTAGGAGGTATTTCAGAAAACTACAATTCAAATTTAATTTTAGGAGGAAATGAAATTTCGGTAGTAGAAGCAGATGAATTTGATAGATCATTTTTAAAATTATCACCAAATATTGGCTGTATAACCTCTATAGATGCAGATCATTTAGATATTTATGGCAATCATTTTGAACTAGAAAAGTCATTCAAAAAATTTGCTACAAAAATTTCAGACACAATAATTGTTAGAAATGGATTGCCAATTAACGGATTAACGTATGGAATAAATGAAAATTCTGATTTTGACGCTAAAAATTTAAAAATAATAGACGGTACTTACATTTTTGATATTCAAACTCCAACAGAATACTTTAAAGACATAAAAATAAATTTACCGGGAAAACATAATGTGCTAAATACTGTGGCAGCTTTAGCAATGGCAAATAGTTTTGGAGTTCCACTCCCTGTCATTGCTAAAGCTTTACTAACATTTAGAGGTATTAAGAGGCGTTTTTCATATAAAATAAAAACAGATAATTTAGTATTGATTGATGATTATGCACATCATCCAACTGAAATTAATGCAGTTGTAGATTCGGTGAAAGAAATGTACCCTTCAAAAAAAATATTGGGTGTTTTTCAACCGCATTTATATAGTAGAACAAAAGATTTTATAACTAATTTTGCTGTAAGTTTATCTCAATTTGATGAACTCATTTTATTAGATATTTACCCTGCAAGAGAATTGCCAATTGAAGGGGTAAGTTCAGCATGGTTATTAAGTAAAATTACTATTGAAAAGAAGCAAATTTCTAGCAAAAAAAAATTAGCGGAAAACATATTACAATCTAAAGCTAAAATAATTGTTATGATTGGAGCTGGAGATATAGGTGAATTGGTAGATGAAATTAAAAATAATTTAAGCGTTGAAAGTTAA
- a CDS encoding cell division protein FtsQ/DivIB — MKVNRNYIKGVILLLLVVFLLGFSNKKNNRKKVRDVTIEFEGGNNLFMSYQMVNKLLIQNGATVKNQAKSVIDLHLLETNVLSHPMVEDAAIFLTIDGLLKAKVKQRTPIARVLTNSKSYYIDKQAEIMPLSENYSARVLLISGDIKKKDIPKLHFLVTTILKDEFLKKQLIGVQKISNEEFILTMRVGNQKIFLGKIQNLNQKFKNLKSFLSETMTDKTIDNYTSINLKYNGQVVCAKK, encoded by the coding sequence TTGAAAGTTAATAGGAATTACATAAAAGGCGTTATTTTATTACTATTAGTAGTGTTTTTATTGGGTTTTTCAAATAAGAAAAACAATCGTAAAAAAGTACGAGATGTTACTATTGAATTTGAGGGAGGAAACAACCTATTTATGAGTTATCAAATGGTTAATAAATTGTTAATACAAAATGGAGCAACAGTTAAAAACCAAGCAAAATCTGTCATAGATTTACATTTGTTAGAAACAAACGTGCTGTCACACCCCATGGTAGAAGATGCAGCTATTTTTTTAACGATTGATGGTTTGTTGAAAGCGAAAGTGAAACAACGCACACCTATTGCAAGAGTTTTAACAAATTCAAAGAGTTATTATATTGATAAACAGGCTGAAATAATGCCTTTATCAGAGAATTACTCTGCAAGAGTATTGTTAATTTCAGGTGATATAAAAAAGAAAGATATTCCTAAGTTACATTTTTTGGTAACAACTATTTTGAAAGATGAGTTTCTAAAAAAACAACTAATAGGAGTTCAAAAAATATCAAATGAAGAGTTTATTTTAACAATGAGAGTAGGGAATCAAAAAATATTTTTAGGAAAAATTCAAAATTTGAACCAAAAGTTCAAGAATTTAAAATCCTTTTTAAGTGAAACAATGACTGATAAAACAATAGATAACTACACATCAATAAATTTAAAATACAACGGTCAAGTTGTGTGTGCAAAAAAGTAA
- the mraY gene encoding phospho-N-acetylmuramoyl-pentapeptide-transferase translates to MLYYLFEYLDKHYNLAGAGLFQYISFRSAMSFIVSLLFSTIYGKQIIDYLQLKQVGESVRDLGLEGQVEKAGTPTMGGIIIILATLIPVLLFAQIDNVYIVILIITTLWMGTIGFIDDYIKIFKKNKEGLKGKFKILGQVTLGIFVGAMLYFHPSVTMKEKLPVKYQYTTEQGSPVLFGKAKKSTKTTIPFLKNNELEYADVLNVFGEGLKDYAWIIFIPIVIFIITAVSNGANLTDGIDGLAAGSSAIIVLTLGIFAWVSGNIIFANYLDVMYIPNSGEMTVFIAAFVGALIGFLWYNTYPAQVFMGDTGSLTIGGIIAVLAIAVRKELLIPILAGVFFVETLSVIFQVSYFKYTKKKFGEGKRIFKMSPLHHHYQKLGYHESKIVTRFWIIGIMLAVLTIVTLKLR, encoded by the coding sequence ATGTTATATTATTTATTCGAATATTTAGACAAACATTACAATTTAGCAGGAGCGGGATTATTCCAATATATTTCGTTTAGATCTGCTATGAGTTTTATTGTTTCTTTACTTTTTTCAACAATTTATGGAAAACAAATAATTGATTATTTACAATTAAAACAGGTTGGAGAGTCCGTAAGAGATCTAGGACTGGAAGGACAAGTTGAAAAAGCGGGAACTCCTACAATGGGAGGTATCATAATTATTTTAGCAACTCTTATTCCTGTGCTTTTATTCGCTCAAATAGATAATGTTTATATCGTAATTTTAATAATAACCACTTTGTGGATGGGTACCATTGGTTTTATTGATGATTATATAAAAATATTTAAAAAAAATAAAGAAGGGTTAAAAGGAAAGTTTAAAATTTTAGGACAGGTTACTTTGGGAATTTTTGTTGGAGCAATGTTGTATTTCCACCCAAGTGTAACAATGAAAGAAAAGCTACCAGTAAAGTATCAATATACTACTGAACAAGGGTCACCGGTTTTATTTGGAAAGGCTAAAAAATCTACTAAAACTACCATTCCATTTTTAAAAAACAACGAATTAGAATATGCCGATGTCCTAAATGTTTTTGGGGAAGGGCTTAAGGATTATGCTTGGATAATATTTATACCAATAGTAATTTTTATTATCACGGCAGTTTCAAATGGTGCAAATTTAACTGATGGAATTGATGGTTTAGCAGCGGGTTCTTCAGCCATAATTGTGCTAACACTAGGTATTTTTGCTTGGGTTTCAGGAAACATCATTTTCGCTAATTATTTAGATGTAATGTACATACCAAATTCTGGTGAAATGACTGTTTTTATTGCTGCTTTTGTAGGTGCTTTAATAGGGTTTTTGTGGTATAATACCTATCCAGCTCAAGTTTTTATGGGAGACACAGGTAGCTTAACTATTGGTGGAATTATTGCTGTTTTAGCTATTGCTGTACGTAAAGAATTGTTAATCCCAATTTTAGCTGGGGTCTTTTTTGTTGAAACATTATCAGTGATATTTCAAGTTAGTTATTTTAAATACACGAAGAAAAAATTTGGAGAAGGAAAACGCATATTTAAAATGTCGCCATTACATCATCATTATCAAAAATTAGGCTATCATGAAAGTAAAATTGTAACACGATTTTGGATTATTGGAATTATGTTGGCAGTGCTTACAATTGTAACACTAAAATTGAGATAA
- the murD gene encoding UDP-N-acetylmuramoyl-L-alanine--D-glutamate ligase yields MKLVVLGAGESGVGTAILGKQQGYNVFVSDKGIIANKYKQVLLNNNISFEEEKHTESIIFDADVVMKSPGIPDAIPLIKALKQKSISIISEIEFASKYTNGIIVGITGSNGKTTTTMLVNHILKKANLNVGMGGNIGDSFAKQVAMHNYDFHVLELSSFQLDGIERFKPHIAVITNITPDHLDRYNFKFENYVNSKFRITKNQTETDFLIYDFEDEVIANWFKNNKVKATLLPFSIKNKLEQGVYLEDNKIIIKYKKEEKIMSISSLALKGKHNTKNAMAAAMTASLLKVRKETIRESLEDFEGAEHRLENVLKINGVQYINDSKATNVNAAFYALDSMKSPTVWIVGGVDKGNDYLDLMPLVREKVKAIICLGVDNQKIVQTFFNVVDLVVETMGAEEAVKVAYKIAEKGDTVLLSPACASFDLFENYEDRGNKFKKAVREL; encoded by the coding sequence ATGAAATTAGTTGTGCTAGGAGCTGGAGAAAGTGGAGTAGGAACAGCTATTCTAGGAAAGCAACAAGGGTATAATGTGTTTGTTTCAGATAAAGGAATTATTGCAAATAAATACAAACAAGTTCTTTTAAATAATAATATTTCTTTTGAAGAAGAAAAGCATACAGAATCTATAATTTTTGATGCTGATGTGGTAATGAAAAGTCCGGGAATACCAGATGCCATACCATTAATAAAAGCATTAAAACAAAAGAGTATTTCTATTATTTCTGAAATTGAATTTGCGTCAAAATATACGAACGGAATTATTGTTGGAATTACGGGTTCAAATGGTAAAACAACTACAACAATGTTAGTTAACCATATTTTGAAAAAAGCAAATTTAAATGTTGGAATGGGTGGGAATATTGGAGATAGTTTTGCAAAACAAGTTGCAATGCATAATTATGATTTTCATGTATTGGAGTTGAGTAGTTTTCAACTAGATGGAATAGAGCGTTTTAAACCTCATATTGCAGTAATTACAAATATTACTCCAGACCATTTAGATAGGTATAATTTTAAGTTTGAAAACTATGTGAATTCAAAATTTAGAATTACAAAAAATCAAACTGAAACTGATTTTTTAATTTATGATTTTGAGGATGAAGTAATTGCAAATTGGTTTAAAAATAATAAGGTAAAAGCAACCTTATTACCATTTTCAATTAAAAATAAACTCGAACAGGGAGTGTATTTAGAGGATAATAAAATAATAATAAAATATAAAAAAGAAGAAAAAATAATGAGTATATCATCTTTAGCATTAAAAGGTAAACACAACACAAAAAATGCAATGGCAGCAGCTATGACAGCATCATTGCTAAAAGTTAGAAAAGAAACTATTAGAGAAAGTTTAGAAGATTTTGAAGGTGCAGAACACCGGCTTGAAAATGTGTTAAAAATTAATGGTGTACAATATATTAATGATTCAAAAGCAACCAATGTAAACGCCGCATTTTATGCTTTAGATAGTATGAAATCTCCAACAGTGTGGATTGTTGGGGGAGTTGATAAAGGGAATGATTATTTAGACTTGATGCCTCTAGTAAGAGAAAAGGTGAAAGCAATCATTTGTTTGGGTGTTGATAATCAAAAAATAGTTCAAACTTTTTTTAATGTAGTGGATTTAGTTGTTGAGACTATGGGAGCAGAAGAGGCAGTAAAAGTAGCATATAAAATTGCTGAAAAAGGAGATACGGTGTTGTTATCTCCAGCTTGTGCAAGTTTTGATTTGTTTGAAAATTATGAAGATAGAGGAAATAAATTTAAAAAAGCAGTTAGAGAATTGTAA